The Thermus thermamylovorans genome contains the following window.
TGCCCGTGTGCCCCACCCGGCGGGTGCCGAGGCGCCTTCTGGCCTCCTCCACCGCGTCGTGCGAGGTCAGGTGGAGGGGCTTGTCCACCGCGTAAAGGGCCATGCCTAGGGGATTCTACCATCCGGCAACCTTCCGCCTTATGCTTGGACCCATGGGAGCATTTAAGGGAGTGGGGGCCTTGGTGACGGGCGGGGCCTCAGGGATTGGACGGGCCGTGGCCTTGGCTTTGGCCCGGGAAGGAGCTAGGGTGGCGGTGGCCGACCTCAACGGGGAAGGGGCAGCCCGGGTGGCCGAAGCGGCCAGAGCTCTGGAGGCCGAGGCGCTTCCCATTTCCATGGACGTCCGCTTGAAGGAGAGCGTGGTCAAAGGTGTGGAAGCAGCCTTGAGGGCCTTTGGCGAGCTGGAGGTCTTGGTGAACGCAGCAGGGGTGGACCGGATCGCACCCTTTTTGGAAACCGAAGAACCGCTCTGGGAGGAGATCCTTGCCGTGAACTTCAAAGGGGTTCTGCACGTTTGCCGCCAGGTGCTGCCCCAAATGGTGGCCAGGGGCAGGGGAGCCATTGTGAACGTGGCCTCGGACGCAGGGCGGGTAGGGAGTTCGGGAGAAGCGGTCTACTCGGGAGCCAAAGGTGCGGTGATCGCCTTCACCAAGGCCCTGGCCCGGGAGGTGGCCCGATACGGCGTTCGGGTTAACGCCGTGGCCCCAGGGCTCACAGATACCCCTCTTCTCCACGCCCTACGCCAGGGGCACGAGGGGCTCTTCGAGGCCATGGTCCGGGCCACCCCCATGCGGCGCCTGGCCCAGCCAGAGGAGGTAGCAGAGGCGGTGCTCTTTCTAGCCTCCGCAAAGGCCGGCTTTATCACTGGCCAAACCCTGAGCGTCAGCGGCGGGCTCACCATGTGTTAGAGGAGGGTACGATGGATATCACGACCCTGGGAAACCGGTACCCAAGCCTGGGCTTCGCCTGGCCCCGGCCGGGGGTGCTGGAGATCGCCTTTGGGGGGGAAAAGCTCAACGCCATGGGCCCCGCTCTCCACCGGGAGCTTTCCCGGGTGTGGCGGGACCTCGAGGCCCAGGAGGAGGTCCGGGCCGTCCTCCTCCGGGGGGAAGGCGGGGTCTTCTCCGCCGGGGGTTCCTTCGCCCTCATCGAGGAGATGCGCGCCTCCCACGAGGCCCTGATGCGGGTTCTCTGGGAGGCCCGGGAGCTCGTCTTGGGCCCCATCAACTTCCCGAGGCCGGTGGTGGCCGCGGTGGAGGGGGTGGCGGTGGGGGCAGGGCTGGCCTTGGTCCTGGCCGCGGACGTGGCGGTGGCGGGCAAGGGGGCAAAGCTCCTGGACGGCCACCTGCGCCTGGGGGTGGCGGCGGGGGACCACGCCGTCCTCCTCTGGCCGCTTCTGGTGGGCCTGGCCAAGGCCAAGTACCATCTCCTCCTGAACGAACCCCTCACCGGGGAGGAGGCAGAAAGGCTCGGCCTCGTGGCCCTGGCGGTGGAGGACGGGGAGGTCTACGCCAAGGCCCTGGAGGTGGCCACCCGCCTGGCCGAAGGCCCCAAGGAGGCCTTAAGCCTCACCAAGCACGCCCTGAACGGATGGCTCCGCACCTTCGTGCCCCACTTTGAGGTGTCCTTGGCCCTGGAGTTTCTGGGGTTTTCCGGTAAAGAGCTGGAGGAGGGCCTGAAGGCCCTCAAGGAAAAGCGTCCGCCCAAGTTCCCATGATACGCCTGCAAGCCTTCCTGGCCCGGGCCGGGGTGGGAAGCCGCAGGAAGGCGGAAGGCCTCATCCTCGAGGGCCGGGTGCGGGTGAACGGGGCCCTGGCCCGCCTGGGGCAGAAGGTGGGACCGGGGGACCTGGTGGAGGTGGACGGGAAACGGGTGGAACCCCCGAAGGAGCGGGTGGTCCTGGCCCTCCACAAGCCCAAAGGCTACACCACCACCCGCCATGACCCCTATGCCCAAAAGACGGTTTTCGACCTCCTCCCCCCTATTCCCGGCCTCCACCCCATAGGCCGCCTGGACCGGGACTCGGAGGGGCTCCTCCTCTTCACCAACGACGGGGCGCTTACCTTCCGCCTCACCCACCCCCGGCACGGGGTCAAGAAGGTCTACCGGGTCTGGACCGAGGGGGGCAGCCTGCCGGAGGCCGTCTGCCGGAAGCTCGTGCAGGGGGTGGAGCTGGAAGACGGCCCTGCCCGGGCCCTTTTCTGCCGCCCCGCCCCCGGGGGGGCCTTCCTCGCCCTGGCCGAGGGGAGGAAGCGGGAGGTGCGGCGGATGCTCCGGGCGGTGGGCTACCCGGTGCGGCGCCTCCTTCGGGTCCGGGTGGGCCCCATCCGCCTGGGGGATCTGCCCCCAGGGAGGTGGCGCAGGCTCTCCGAGGAGGAGGTGGCGGCTCTCTTGCGGGAAAGCGGGCTAGAATGAAGGGCATGTTCGCCGCGGGGAACGGACCCGTGCAGATCAGCGCCGAGGCCATCGCCAAACGGGTACAGGAGCTGGGAGCCCAGATCGCCCGGGACTATCAGGGCAAGACCCCCCATCTGGTCTGCGTGCTGAACGGGGCCTTCGTCTTTACCGCGGACCTGGTGCGGGCCATCCCCCTGCCCCTTACCCTGGACTTCATCGCCATCAGCTCCTACGGGAACGCCTACCGCTCTAGCGGCGAGGTGGAGCTCATCAAGGACCTCAGGCTTCCCATCCACGGTCGGGACGTGATCGTGGTGGAGGACATCGTGGACACCGGGCTCACCCTCGCCTACCTCCTGGACTACCTCGAGGCCCGGAAGCCCGCCTCCATCCGGGTGGCCGCCCTCCTCTCCAAGCCCGCCCGCCGCCAGGTGGAGGTGCCCATCCACTACCTGGGCTTTGAGATCGAGGACGCCTACGTCTACGGCTACGGCCTGGACCGGGCCCAGTTCGACCGCAACCTGCCCTTCATCACCTCCCTCCGCCCGGAGGAAGAGTGAGGTACCTGGACCTCCTCACCGCCCTCTTCGCCACCGTCCTCCTCACCTCCAACCTCGCCTCCACCAAGGTGGTGGCCCTGGGGCCTTTCACCTTCGATGGGGGCACCCTCCTCTTCCCTCTGGCCTACATCCTCGGAGACGTGCTCACCGAGGTTTACGGCTACCGGAAAAGCCGCCGGGTCATCTGGATTGGCTTCCTCACCCTCCTCCTCGCCACCCTCACTTTCCAAATGGTGGCTGCCCTCCCCGCTCCCGAGGGGACGGAGGCCTACGGGGAGGCCTTCACCCTCCTCCTGGGCCTTGCCCCCAGGATCGTCCTGGGGAGCCTCCTGGCCTACCTGGTGGGGGAGTTCGCCAACGCCTACCTGCTGGCCAAGCTCAAGGTGCGGACCGAAGGGCGCCACTTCTGGTTCCGGGCCCTCCTCTCCACCCTGGTGGGCCAGGGTCTGGACACGGCCATCTTCCTCCTGGTGGCCTTCTATGGGGTCTGGCCGGGGGAGCTGCTCCTGGCCGTCTTCGTCTCCAACTACCTCTTCAAGGTGGGGGTGGAGGTCCTGCTGCTTCCCTTGACCTACAAGGCGGTGGGGTTCCTCAAGCGGACCGAAGGGGTGGACGTCTACGACCGGGACACGGACTTCAACCCCTTCCGCCTGGCGTAAGCTTAAGAGGATGCCGGGAGTCGCCATCATCGGGGCGCAGTGGGGGGACGAGGGCAAGGGCAAGGTGGTGGACGCCCTGGCCCAGGAAGCCGACTATGTGATCCGCTACCAGGGCGGGGCCAACGCTGGCCACACGGTGGTGGCGGAGGGGCGGGTTTTCAAGCTGAACCTCCTGCCCTCGGGGGTTATCCATCCCCATGCGGTGAACGTGCTGGGGGACGGGATGGTCATCGACCCCTTCCGCTTCCAGGAGGAGCTTTCCGCCCTGGAAAAGGAAGGCTTCAAGCCCCAGGTCCTGGTCTCGGAAAGGGCCCACCTGGTCCTCCCCCACCACAAGCACGTGGAAAGCCGCCACAACTTCGTGGGCACCACTGGCCGGGGCATCGGCCCCGCCTATTCCGACCGGGCCAGGAGGGTGGGGATCCGGGCTGGGGACCTCCTAAAGGAAGAGGTGTTAAGGGAACGGGTGCGCCGCCTTCTCTTGGAAAAGCCCAACTCCACCCGGGAAGCGGGCTGGGACACGGAGGAAAAGGCCATGGCCGACCTCTATCGGATGCGGGAGATCCTGGCCCCCTTTGTGGCGGACACCGGAAGCCTCTTGCGGGAAGCCCTCAAGCGAGGCAAGCGGCTTCTCTTTGAGGGGGCCCAGGCCACCCTGTTGGACCTCAACTACGGCACCTACCCCTACGTGACCAGCTCCCACCCCACGGTGGGGGGCATCCTGGTGGGCACGGGGCTAAACCACAAGGCCATCACCAAGGTCTACGGGGTGGCCAAGGCCTACGCCACGAGGGTGGGGGAGGGTCCCTTCCCCACGGAGCTCCAAGGGGAGCTGGCCCATTATTTAAGGGAAAGGGGCGGGGAGTACGGCACCACCACGGGCCGGCCCAGGCGGGTGGGCTGGCTGGACCTGGTAGCCCTCAAGTACGCCTGTGAGGTGAACGGGTTTGACGGCCTGGCCCTCACCAAGCTGGACGTGCTCTCCGGGTTGGACAGGATTAAGGTGGCGGTGGAATACCTGGATGGGGCCCGGCCCGGAGAGGCGAGCCCCGAGGCCGTGCGCTACCTGGAGCTTCCGGGCTGGGGGGAGCTTTCTGGGGTGCGAAGCCGGGAGGACCTTCCCGCATCCCTAAGGCGCTACCTGGAGCTCATCGAGGAATACACCGGGGTGCCCGTGGTCCTCTTCTCCACCAGCCCCAGGCGGGAGGACACCTTCGGGGCGGTGAGCTGGGTGTAGGGCCACCCCAGAGAACTCCGATGGGGGCCCCACCCTGGCTTCGTAAGGGCAAGGCGGAAAGGTTATCGGCCCCTTAAGAAGGCCACGTAGCGCTCCAGGAGCAGGTACGCCTCCCCCGAGGCCAGGACCTCCCGGGCCAGGCGCACCCCCTCCCCCAAGGTGGCCACCTTGCCCGCCGCGTAGAAGCCCGCCCCCGCCGCCAGGGCCACCCCTTGGGCGTGGGGGCCCCTTTCCTTCCCCTGCAGAATGGCCTTGGCCAGCTGGGCGTTCTCCTGGGGGGGGCCGCCCTTTAGGGCCTCGAGGGGCAAGCGGGGAAGGCCCACCTCCTCGGGGGTGAGGGCATAGGCCCCCCGCCCCACCTCCACCACCTGGTTCTCCCCCAGGACCAGCTCGTCCGCCCCCTCCCCGTGGACCACCAGGCCCCCTGCCCCCAGGCGCGCCAAGGCCTCGGCCATGGGGGCAAGCCACCTGGGGCTAAAAACCCCCAGCACGTACCGGTCCGCCCCCGCGGGGTTGGTGAGGGGGCCTAAGAGGTTGAAGACGGTGCGGATGCCAAGCTCCGCCCGCACCGGGGCCACGTGGCGCATGGCGGGGTGGAAGAGGCGGGCGAAGAGAAAGCCGAAGCCCAGCGCTTCGATGGCCTCCCCCACCCTTTCGGGCGGGGCTTCCAGGTCCACCCCCAGGGCCTCGAGGAGGTCCGCCGAGCCCGCTCTTGAGCTTGCCGCCCGGTTCCCGTGCTTGGCCACCGCCACCCCCCCCCCCGCCGCCACCAGCGCCCCCAGGGTGGAGAGGTTCAAAAGCCCCTGGTGGTCCCCCCCCGTGCCCACGATGTCCAAAAGGGGCCGCCTTCCCACCGGCAAGGGCCTCGCCGCCTCCCGCATGGCCCTTGCCATGGCGGCGATCTCCTGGGGGGTCTCCCCCCTCAGGGCCAGGGCGGTGAGCACCCCCGCCACCTGCACGGGGGAAAGCTCCCCGGCCATCATGGCCCGCATGAGGCCATGGGCCTCCTCCTCGCCGAGCACCTCGCCCAAAAGCGCCCGCTTCAGCGCGTCCATGGGTCCTCCAGGAAGTTTTTGAGGATGCGCTTACCCGCTTCCGTCAGGTAGCTTTCCGGGTGGAACTGCACCCCGTGGGTGGGGTAGTGGCGGTGGCGGAAGCCCATCACCGTCCGCCCCCCCGCCTCTTCCACCCAGGCGTTCACCAGGAGGTCTTCCGGCACCGCCTCCACCACCAGGGAGTGGTAGCGGGTGGCGGGAAAGGGGCTCGGGAGGCCCCGGAAGAGGCCGGTGCCGTCGTGGTGGATGGCGCTCACCTTGCCGTGCATCACGATGGGGGCGGGCACCACCTTCCCCCCGAAGGCCATGCCGATGGCCTGGTGCCCCAGGCAGACCCCCAGGATGGGGTAGCGGGGGGCGTAGCGGCCGATCAGGGGTAGGGAAAGCCCCGCCTCCAGGGGGGTGCAGGGACCCGGGCTGATGAGGATGCGGTCCGGGTCCAAGGCCGCCACCTCCTCCAGGGCAAAGCGGTCGTTCCGCCACACGATGGGGCCTGCCCCAAGCTCACCCAGGTACTGCACCAGGTTGTAGGTGAAGCTGTCGTAGTTGTCGATCACCAGCACCCTCATCCTGCCCGCCTCCTTTTCGGGACCCCCGCCCTGGCTTGGGCCAGGGTGGGGTGGTCATAGCCCCTCCTCCGCCATCTCCACCGCCCTCAGGAGGGCCCTCGCCTTGTTCCAGCACTCCTCGTACTCCCTTTCCGGCACCGAGTCCGCCACGATGCCCGCCCCCGCCTGCACGTGCATCCGGCCGCCCGCGATCACGAAGGTGCGCAAGGTGAGGGCCACGTCCATGGCCCCGTCATAGGCCAGATACCCAAAGCTTCCCCCGTAGGGCCCCCGGCGGTGGGGCTCCAGCTCCTCGATGATCTCCATGGCCCTTATCTTGGGGGCCCCCGAGACCGTGCCCATGGGGAGGACGCTGGCCAGGGCGTCCAGGGGGGTCTTGTCCCCCGCCAATACCCCTTCCACCGTGGACACCAGGTGCATCACGTGGGAGTACCCCTCCACATGCAGGGGCTCCAGAACGCGCACCGTGCCGAAGGCGGAAACCCGGCCGATGTCGTTGCGGGAAAGGTCCAGGAGCATCACGTGCTCCGCCCGTTCCTTCTCATCCCGTAGGAGCTCCTCCGCAAACCTTTGGTCCTCCTCCTCGTCCTTTCCCCGGGGCCTTGTGCCGGCGATGGGCCGGGTGACCACCTTGCGGCCATCGGAGCGGAGAAGGCTTTCGGGGCTCGCCGAAACCAAGACCGCCTCCCCCAGGTCCAAATAGCCCATGTAGGGGCTCGGGTTCACGCTCCTAAGGGCCCGGTATAGGGCAAAGGGGTGCACGGTAAGAGGGGAGGAAAGCCGTAAGGAGAGGACCACCTGGAAGATGTCCCCGGCCTGGATGTACTCCAAGGCCCTTTCCACCGCCCTTAGGTACTCCTCCCGGCCCATGTCGGGCTCAAAGCGGGCCCTTCCCCCCGGCCGCTCCCCCGGCACCCCGGGAAGCGGGCCTTTAAGCTTCTTCTCGGCCCAAAGGAGCCGGGCCTCGGCCTCCTCCGGGTCCGTCCCCGGGGCCACCAGGTGGAGGAGGCTTTTCAGGTGGTCGAAGACCGCCACCACCTCGGGCTCCACGAAGAGGAGGTCGGGGAGGCCCAGGTCGTCGGGCTTCAGGGCGGGCAGGCGCTCGTAGTGGCGGATGAGGTCGTAGGCGGCGTACCCCACCACCCCGCCGAAGAAGGGGGGAAGGTCGGGGGGGCGCTCCAGGGGGGCGTGGACCATCCCGTAGAGGGTGCGCAAGGGGTCTTGCGCGTCCACCCGCTCCCCGTTCACCGTGAAGGTCCCATCCTTGAGGCGGAAGGTGCGCCGGGCCCCCACCCCCACGATGGAGAAGCGGCTCTGCCTGCCCCGCTCCACCGACTCCAGAAGGAAGCTCACCGGGGCCTTTTCCGAAAGCTTCAGGTAGGCGGTCACCGGGGTTTCCAGGTCGGCGAGCCGGGTCTTGCGGAAGGGCCTTAGGGTCTCCATCCCACCTCCCAAGGGAAACCCCCGGGGTGCACCCCGGGGGAAAGGCCACCTCCACCCCGGGGCCTAGCCGGGCCACCAGCGGGGGGCGGGAAAGGCCATGCCCCAAGGATAGCGCAAGGGGCGGCCTGCGGTCCAGGGGGTTCCCGGGGGAAAGCCCCTCTAGCGGTTTTCCGTCACGTACCGGGTGAGGCCCTCGATGAGCACCTCCTGCTCCGTGATGACCGCCTTGACCACGTCCCCGATGGAGATGACCCCCACCACCTTCCCCTCCTCCACCACCGGGAGGTGGCGGATGCGCCGCTCGGTCATGAGGCGCATGACCTCGGCGAGGTCCGCCTCCGGCCCGATGGTGATGGGGTTGGGGGTCATGACCTCCTCCACCCGGGTGTCCTTGGAAAAGCGCCCCAGGAGGACCAACCTGCGGGCGTAGTCCCGCTCGGAGAAGATGCCCACCAGGGCCTCGCCCTCCATGACCAGAAGGGCCCCCACATCGTGCTGGGCCAGTTTCTGCAAGGCTTCCAAAACCGTGGCCTTGGGGGGAACGGCGTACACCTGGCTCCCCTTGCGGAGCAACACCTGGCGAACGGTCATAACACCTCCTCTCCTCGAGGGGAAGGTCATTATACCAGGAGAACCCCCTTAGGGATCAGCGCACCGTGAGCACAGGGCCCACCGCGTGGCGCAGCACGTGCTCCGCGGTGCTTCCCAGGACCAAGCGGCGCACCGGGGCCCCCAGGGCCAGGAGGTCGGAGGGGCCCTGGAGGGCCAGGAGGTGCTCCGCCGGGTCGCCGGAGAGGACCAGGGCCTCGCCCCTCACCCCCTGGTCCTTCAGGTAGGTCTCCGCCTCCTGAGCCCAGGCCCCCGCCTGGTGCGGATCCTCGTGGACGCTCACCACCCGCACGAGGAGGCCCAGCGGCTTGGCCAAGGCGGCCAGGGTGTGCAGGGCCCGCACCGCGCTTTCCGAGGCGTTGTACCCCAGGATGGCCCCCGCGAGCTCCACGTAGTCCACCGGGGCCACCAGCACCGGGACGGGGGAGGCCCGGAGGACCCGGTCGGCGGTGCTGCCCAGGCCTAGGAAGCTCGCCCCGTGGGTCTCCCCGCTCCGTCCCAGGACCAGGAGGTCGGCGGAGCGGGCGTGGCGCAGGATGACCTCGTGGGGGAGGCCGGTCTCCGCCAGGGCTTCCACCTCGAGGCCCACCTCCCGGGCTGTCTTCCCGAGCCGCTCCAGGATGGCCTCCCCCTTAGCGGCCAGGGCCTTTTCCAGCTCCTCCCGGTAGGTGGGAACGGGGATGGTGAGGGCCCCGAAGTCCAAAAGCTCCGGCACCCGGATGAGGCGCGCGTCGCGAACGAAGAGGACCACCAGCTTGGCGGAGAGCTTGTAGCCAAGCCACTCCGCCAGCACCTCCGCCCCCCTTGCCTGGAAGGAGCCGTCCGTGGCCAGGAGAATCCTCATGCCCCCATCTTAAGGGCGGGCCGCGGGGCGAGCCCCCAAAGGGCCCGGTCCCCAGGCAGGGGGAGGGTCCGCCCATTGGCCTTTTATGGCCCCCAAAGGGCCACGGGCACCTCCCTTCCCCTCTCCCCCGGGGGGCGCCC
Protein-coding sequences here:
- a CDS encoding CBS domain-containing protein, with the translated sequence MTVRQVLLRKGSQVYAVPPKATVLEALQKLAQHDVGALLVMEGEALVGIFSERDYARRLVLLGRFSKDTRVEEVMTPNPITIGPEADLAEVMRLMTERRIRHLPVVEEGKVVGVISIGDVVKAVITEQEVLIEGLTRYVTENR
- the trpE gene encoding anthranilate synthase component I; the protein is METLRPFRKTRLADLETPVTAYLKLSEKAPVSFLLESVERGRQSRFSIVGVGARRTFRLKDGTFTVNGERVDAQDPLRTLYGMVHAPLERPPDLPPFFGGVVGYAAYDLIRHYERLPALKPDDLGLPDLLFVEPEVVAVFDHLKSLLHLVAPGTDPEEAEARLLWAEKKLKGPLPGVPGERPGGRARFEPDMGREEYLRAVERALEYIQAGDIFQVVLSLRLSSPLTVHPFALYRALRSVNPSPYMGYLDLGEAVLVSASPESLLRSDGRKVVTRPIAGTRPRGKDEEEDQRFAEELLRDEKERAEHVMLLDLSRNDIGRVSAFGTVRVLEPLHVEGYSHVMHLVSTVEGVLAGDKTPLDALASVLPMGTVSGAPKIRAMEIIEELEPHRRGPYGGSFGYLAYDGAMDVALTLRTFVIAGGRMHVQAGAGIVADSVPEREYEECWNKARALLRAVEMAEEGL
- a CDS encoding queuosine precursor transporter; protein product: MRYLDLLTALFATVLLTSNLASTKVVALGPFTFDGGTLLFPLAYILGDVLTEVYGYRKSRRVIWIGFLTLLLATLTFQMVAALPAPEGTEAYGEAFTLLLGLAPRIVLGSLLAYLVGEFANAYLLAKLKVRTEGRHFWFRALLSTLVGQGLDTAIFLLVAFYGVWPGELLLAVFVSNYLFKVGVEVLLLPLTYKAVGFLKRTEGVDVYDRDTDFNPFRLA
- a CDS encoding universal stress protein → MRILLATDGSFQARGAEVLAEWLGYKLSAKLVVLFVRDARLIRVPELLDFGALTIPVPTYREELEKALAAKGEAILERLGKTAREVGLEVEALAETGLPHEVILRHARSADLLVLGRSGETHGASFLGLGSTADRVLRASPVPVLVAPVDYVELAGAILGYNASESAVRALHTLAALAKPLGLLVRVVSVHEDPHQAGAWAQEAETYLKDQGVRGEALVLSGDPAEHLLALQGPSDLLALGAPVRRLVLGSTAEHVLRHAVGPVLTVR
- a CDS encoding SDR family NAD(P)-dependent oxidoreductase produces the protein MGAFKGVGALVTGGASGIGRAVALALAREGARVAVADLNGEGAARVAEAARALEAEALPISMDVRLKESVVKGVEAALRAFGELEVLVNAAGVDRIAPFLETEEPLWEEILAVNFKGVLHVCRQVLPQMVARGRGAIVNVASDAGRVGSSGEAVYSGAKGAVIAFTKALAREVARYGVRVNAVAPGLTDTPLLHALRQGHEGLFEAMVRATPMRRLAQPEEVAEAVLFLASAKAGFITGQTLSVSGGLTMC
- a CDS encoding adenylosuccinate synthase — translated: MPGVAIIGAQWGDEGKGKVVDALAQEADYVIRYQGGANAGHTVVAEGRVFKLNLLPSGVIHPHAVNVLGDGMVIDPFRFQEELSALEKEGFKPQVLVSERAHLVLPHHKHVESRHNFVGTTGRGIGPAYSDRARRVGIRAGDLLKEEVLRERVRRLLLEKPNSTREAGWDTEEKAMADLYRMREILAPFVADTGSLLREALKRGKRLLFEGAQATLLDLNYGTYPYVTSSHPTVGGILVGTGLNHKAITKVYGVAKAYATRVGEGPFPTELQGELAHYLRERGGEYGTTTGRPRRVGWLDLVALKYACEVNGFDGLALTKLDVLSGLDRIKVAVEYLDGARPGEASPEAVRYLELPGWGELSGVRSREDLPASLRRYLELIEEYTGVPVVLFSTSPRREDTFGAVSWV
- a CDS encoding anthranilate synthase component II — its product is MRVLVIDNYDSFTYNLVQYLGELGAGPIVWRNDRFALEEVAALDPDRILISPGPCTPLEAGLSLPLIGRYAPRYPILGVCLGHQAIGMAFGGKVVPAPIVMHGKVSAIHHDGTGLFRGLPSPFPATRYHSLVVEAVPEDLLVNAWVEEAGGRTVMGFRHRHYPTHGVQFHPESYLTEAGKRILKNFLEDPWTR
- the hpt gene encoding hypoxanthine phosphoribosyltransferase, producing the protein MKGMFAAGNGPVQISAEAIAKRVQELGAQIARDYQGKTPHLVCVLNGAFVFTADLVRAIPLPLTLDFIAISSYGNAYRSSGEVELIKDLRLPIHGRDVIVVEDIVDTGLTLAYLLDYLEARKPASIRVAALLSKPARRQVEVPIHYLGFEIEDAYVYGYGLDRAQFDRNLPFITSLRPEEE
- the trpD gene encoding anthranilate phosphoribosyltransferase, which encodes MDALKRALLGEVLGEEEAHGLMRAMMAGELSPVQVAGVLTALALRGETPQEIAAMARAMREAARPLPVGRRPLLDIVGTGGDHQGLLNLSTLGALVAAGGGVAVAKHGNRAASSRAGSADLLEALGVDLEAPPERVGEAIEALGFGFLFARLFHPAMRHVAPVRAELGIRTVFNLLGPLTNPAGADRYVLGVFSPRWLAPMAEALARLGAGGLVVHGEGADELVLGENQVVEVGRGAYALTPEEVGLPRLPLEALKGGPPQENAQLAKAILQGKERGPHAQGVALAAGAGFYAAGKVATLGEGVRLAREVLASGEAYLLLERYVAFLRGR
- a CDS encoding pseudouridine synthase — translated: MIRLQAFLARAGVGSRRKAEGLILEGRVRVNGALARLGQKVGPGDLVEVDGKRVEPPKERVVLALHKPKGYTTTRHDPYAQKTVFDLLPPIPGLHPIGRLDRDSEGLLLFTNDGALTFRLTHPRHGVKKVYRVWTEGGSLPEAVCRKLVQGVELEDGPARALFCRPAPGGAFLALAEGRKREVRRMLRAVGYPVRRLLRVRVGPIRLGDLPPGRWRRLSEEEVAALLRESGLE
- a CDS encoding enoyl-CoA hydratase/isomerase family protein translates to MDITTLGNRYPSLGFAWPRPGVLEIAFGGEKLNAMGPALHRELSRVWRDLEAQEEVRAVLLRGEGGVFSAGGSFALIEEMRASHEALMRVLWEARELVLGPINFPRPVVAAVEGVAVGAGLALVLAADVAVAGKGAKLLDGHLRLGVAAGDHAVLLWPLLVGLAKAKYHLLLNEPLTGEEAERLGLVALAVEDGEVYAKALEVATRLAEGPKEALSLTKHALNGWLRTFVPHFEVSLALEFLGFSGKELEEGLKALKEKRPPKFP